The following proteins come from a genomic window of Vallitaleaceae bacterium 9-2:
- the mfd gene encoding transcription-repair coupling factor: MQNIINPLKSLEVFEAALRHLKYKNSHLNISGISDSQVSHLVSGLLPVGTKVIITPNEKKAKEIVEDMKFFEGEGGEHVLFYPSKDLIFYSADVHSNDITRARMLILEQLIQGNDVTLVMSVEALVDPLISFEKIKAKVLTFTIGTETSVTQLAKELVYLGYERVDLVESRGQFALRGGLVDVFPMNMDDIVRIEFFGDEVDSIRLVNHETQRSITMLDEAMILPAREIVVDDATIKKALEESTKDFEQHYKKLKSKDLLDEIGELKRTYEILTDKISQYGNFNGIESYVFYYYDEIHSILDYLTDPKIVLVEPVHIAERIKGMTHEYNDSMQTRFEKGQLLPKQLELGHRFNHIIDEIGTYQTIMMSSLFSTKKILSYDEHLQFNIKSINVYHQNFDLMIKDINYYLNLNYKMLLVTASRTRGQRLHELLGEHDIKSQVIKDYEQELPSGVINIGVGQIHRGFDYPDAKFAILAETDMAGTKKKVKKRKYSGGSKIDHFSELKVGDYVVHEHHGVGVFRGLETIEIDNVSKDFIKIDYRDNGSLYIATSQLDAIQKYIGAEGKAPKLNKLGTAEWKKTKAKVKGAVEELATELIELYARRQETKGFVYSKDSLWQQEFEEMFPYDETDDQMNAIIDTKKDMESTKIMDRLICGDVGYGKTEVAIRAAFKAVQDGKQVVYLVPTTILAQQHYNNFIQRMKDFPVRIDMMSRFRTKKEQKITIEGLKKGLVDIVIGTHRLVSKDIEFKDLGLLIVDEEQRFGVAHKEKIKHIKEDVDVLTLTATPIPRTLHMSLIGIRDMSVLEEPPEERQPIQTYVLEHNDELIKDAIYRELSREGQVYYVHNRVKDIDEVALKISAMVPEANVAFAHGQMSERELEDIMVDFINGEIDVLVSTTIIETGLDIQNVNTIIIQNADHMGLSQLYQLRGRVGRSSRLAYAYLTYKRDKVLQEIAEKRLKAIKEFTEFGSGFRIAMRDLEIRGAGNILGQSQHGHMDAVGYDLYCKLLEDAVKKQQGKHYEERFETTIELTVDAFIPPFYIKNEVQKIESYKKIASIASLEDYEDMQDELIDRYGDLPKSVENLLEIALIKNLSNQLYITSVEEKGTNILFEMKQDAAIDPIKIPEVIAKDEKRRRFTVNQRPYFTLLLNKQEYRERFNYIKSLLHDLKELKSKR, from the coding sequence GTGCAAAATATTATTAACCCGCTAAAGTCTCTTGAAGTGTTTGAAGCGGCTTTACGGCATTTGAAATACAAAAATTCGCATTTGAATATTTCCGGTATATCGGATTCTCAGGTCAGTCACTTAGTGAGTGGCCTTTTGCCCGTTGGAACAAAAGTAATTATTACACCTAATGAGAAGAAAGCAAAAGAAATTGTTGAAGATATGAAGTTTTTTGAAGGCGAAGGGGGAGAACATGTACTCTTTTATCCTTCAAAAGACTTGATTTTTTATAGTGCCGATGTGCATAGTAATGATATTACACGTGCGCGAATGCTGATTTTGGAACAACTGATTCAAGGCAATGATGTTACGCTTGTTATGTCGGTAGAAGCCCTTGTGGATCCTTTGATTTCTTTTGAAAAAATTAAGGCTAAAGTATTGACGTTTACAATTGGGACAGAAACGTCGGTCACACAATTAGCCAAAGAACTTGTCTACTTAGGATATGAACGCGTTGACCTTGTGGAAAGTCGAGGACAATTTGCGCTTCGAGGTGGATTAGTCGATGTCTTTCCTATGAATATGGATGATATCGTTCGTATAGAATTTTTTGGCGATGAAGTGGACTCGATACGTTTAGTCAACCATGAGACGCAGCGTTCGATTACCATGCTTGATGAAGCAATGATTCTTCCGGCTAGGGAAATTGTAGTTGATGATGCGACCATAAAAAAAGCACTTGAAGAATCGACAAAGGATTTTGAGCAACACTACAAAAAATTAAAAAGTAAAGACCTATTGGATGAAATAGGTGAGTTAAAGCGAACATATGAAATACTGACCGATAAAATCAGCCAATACGGAAATTTTAATGGTATTGAAAGCTATGTCTTTTATTATTATGATGAAATCCATAGTATTCTTGATTATCTGACGGATCCCAAGATTGTATTGGTTGAACCGGTGCACATAGCAGAACGCATCAAGGGCATGACCCATGAATATAATGATAGTATGCAGACGCGCTTTGAAAAAGGACAATTATTGCCCAAACAGTTGGAGTTGGGGCATCGCTTTAATCATATCATAGATGAAATAGGGACTTATCAGACCATTATGATGAGCAGTCTTTTCTCAACAAAAAAAATTCTGTCTTATGATGAACACTTGCAGTTTAATATCAAATCGATTAATGTATATCATCAGAACTTTGATTTAATGATAAAAGACATCAACTATTATCTGAATCTAAATTACAAGATGCTTCTGGTAACTGCGTCGCGTACCAGGGGACAACGCCTGCATGAGTTACTTGGAGAACATGATATTAAAAGTCAGGTTATCAAGGACTATGAACAAGAGCTTCCAAGTGGAGTAATTAATATTGGCGTAGGTCAGATCCACCGAGGATTTGACTATCCGGATGCAAAGTTTGCGATTCTTGCAGAAACAGATATGGCAGGAACAAAGAAAAAAGTTAAAAAACGTAAATATTCTGGCGGTAGCAAGATTGACCATTTTTCAGAACTTAAAGTAGGCGACTATGTAGTGCATGAGCACCATGGAGTTGGAGTTTTTCGAGGGCTTGAGACGATTGAGATTGATAATGTGAGCAAAGACTTTATCAAGATTGACTATCGGGACAATGGTAGTTTGTATATCGCTACTAGCCAACTAGACGCTATTCAAAAATATATTGGTGCAGAAGGCAAGGCACCCAAGCTTAATAAACTTGGAACGGCAGAATGGAAAAAGACAAAGGCTAAGGTCAAGGGCGCTGTAGAAGAACTTGCTACGGAGTTGATTGAGCTATATGCGAGGCGCCAAGAAACAAAAGGTTTTGTATATAGTAAAGACAGTCTATGGCAGCAAGAGTTCGAAGAGATGTTTCCCTATGATGAGACGGATGATCAAATGAATGCCATTATTGATACTAAAAAAGATATGGAAAGTACAAAAATCATGGACCGTCTTATCTGCGGAGATGTCGGATATGGAAAAACGGAAGTAGCTATACGCGCAGCATTTAAAGCGGTTCAAGATGGCAAACAAGTTGTCTATCTTGTACCGACAACGATTTTAGCTCAACAGCATTATAATAATTTTATTCAACGCATGAAGGACTTTCCGGTGCGTATTGATATGATGTCACGATTTCGAACTAAAAAAGAACAAAAAATTACCATTGAAGGTTTGAAAAAAGGTTTGGTCGATATAGTTATCGGAACCCACCGCCTTGTATCAAAGGATATTGAATTTAAAGATTTAGGTTTGTTAATCGTTGATGAGGAACAGCGCTTTGGGGTTGCGCACAAAGAAAAGATTAAGCATATTAAAGAAGATGTGGATGTTTTGACATTAACGGCGACGCCCATACCTAGAACCTTACATATGAGTCTGATTGGTATTCGGGATATGAGTGTCCTTGAAGAGCCGCCAGAAGAACGCCAACCCATTCAAACCTATGTTCTGGAGCATAATGATGAACTTATCAAAGATGCTATATATCGTGAATTGTCCCGTGAAGGTCAAGTATACTATGTGCATAATCGTGTTAAAGACATTGATGAGGTTGCGCTTAAGATTAGCGCAATGGTTCCAGAAGCGAATGTGGCATTTGCCCACGGACAAATGAGTGAACGCGAGCTGGAAGATATTATGGTGGACTTTATTAATGGAGAAATCGATGTCTTGGTATCAACAACGATTATTGAGACGGGACTTGATATTCAAAATGTCAATACGATCATTATTCAAAATGCGGACCACATGGGCTTATCGCAGTTGTATCAATTACGCGGCAGGGTGGGACGTTCAAGTCGCTTGGCTTATGCATATCTTACATATAAGCGGGATAAAGTGCTTCAAGAAATTGCGGAAAAACGTTTAAAAGCCATCAAAGAATTTACAGAATTTGGTTCGGGATTTCGTATTGCTATGCGTGACCTGGAAATACGCGGCGCGGGAAATATACTCGGACAAAGTCAACATGGGCATATGGATGCTGTCGGGTATGACTTATATTGTAAATTACTCGAAGATGCTGTGAAAAAACAACAAGGTAAGCATTATGAAGAACGGTTTGAAACAACGATTGAATTGACTGTAGATGCATTTATTCCACCATTTTATATTAAAAATGAAGTGCAAAAAATTGAAAGCTATAAAAAGATTGCTTCTATTGCATCTTTAGAGGATTATGAAGATATGCAAGATGAATTAATCGACCGATATGGGGACTTGCCTAAATCCGTTGAAAATTTATTAGAAATTGCATTAATCAAAAATCTATCCAACCAACTTTACATAACCTCTGTTGAAGAAAAAGGTACGAATATCCTCTTTGAAATGAAACAAGATGCAGCAATTGATCCAATAAAGATACCGGAAGTTATTGCTAAGGATGAAAAGCGACGACGTTTTACGGTAAATCAAAGACCATACTTTACCTTGTTATTAAATAAGCAAGAATATCGAGAGAGGTTTAACTATATTAAATCTTTATTACATGACTTAAAAGAATTGAAGTCTAAGCGATGA
- the pth gene encoding aminoacyl-tRNA hydrolase, with translation MKVIVGLGNKGLKYAQTRHNIGFEVIELLAHRHNIPMNQRKFKAIVGQGIIAGEKVLLVMPLTYMNLSGECVREVLDFYKLSAEEIIVIYDDLSMDLGALRIRDKGSAGGHNGIKNIINHLGHDVFLRLKVGVGPQPANVKAEHFVLDRFNKSEIEKMTQSIEHTADAVEAILNKGLNYAMNNYNKK, from the coding sequence ATGAAGGTAATAGTAGGCCTAGGCAATAAAGGGCTCAAATACGCTCAGACACGACATAACATTGGTTTTGAAGTGATTGAGTTATTAGCACATCGACATAACATTCCCATGAATCAGCGCAAGTTTAAAGCGATTGTAGGTCAAGGTATCATAGCAGGAGAAAAAGTCCTGCTTGTGATGCCTTTGACGTATATGAATTTAAGTGGGGAATGTGTTCGCGAAGTATTAGATTTTTATAAACTCAGCGCAGAAGAGATTATCGTCATCTATGATGATTTGAGTATGGATTTAGGTGCGCTGCGTATCCGTGACAAAGGTAGTGCCGGAGGGCATAACGGGATTAAAAATATCATCAACCACCTAGGTCATGATGTGTTTTTACGTTTAAAGGTTGGTGTAGGACCGCAACCGGCTAATGTAAAAGCAGAACATTTTGTATTAGACAGGTTCAATAAAAGTGAAATTGAAAAAATGACACAAAGTATTGAACATACTGCTGATGCGGTGGAAGCAATCTTGAATAAAGGTCTAAACTATGCGATGAATAACTATAACAAAAAATAA
- a CDS encoding adenylosuccinate synthase, with protein sequence MATKVIIGAQWGDEGKAKIIDILSEEAEVVIRSQGGNNAGHTVAVNDNVYKFHLIPSGVLYPGTDCIVGNGVVIDPKGILEEMDGLAKRGISFERLKISKRAHVVMPYHKALDGIKEEARGANDIGTTKKGIGPCYMDKVERSGIRICDLYNDEVFSAKVRENVEIKNKIIKHVYNQEIQFDADEVIAEYQEYAKRLAPYVEDTTVLAYDAIKSGKRVLFEGAQGTLLDIDLGTYPYVTSSHPITGGVCVGAGIGPTMIDECIGVMKGYVTRVGKGPFPTELFDKVGEQIRDTGHEFGTTTGRARRCGWFDAVIGKFAVRTSGLTSIALNKIDVLANIDKVKICVAYKKGDEIIHEFPASLEELALCEPVYEELEGWGPIDHIRNYEELPDAAKAFVKRVEELCGAKVSMVGVGPNRDQNIYVNA encoded by the coding sequence ATGGCAACAAAAGTTATTATAGGTGCACAATGGGGAGATGAAGGTAAAGCGAAGATCATCGATATCTTGTCTGAAGAAGCTGAGGTTGTCATAAGATCTCAAGGTGGAAATAATGCAGGCCATACAGTTGCAGTTAATGATAATGTATATAAATTCCATCTAATTCCTTCAGGAGTACTTTATCCGGGAACGGATTGTATTGTAGGTAACGGTGTGGTTATCGATCCTAAAGGGATCTTAGAGGAAATGGATGGATTGGCAAAGCGTGGTATTTCATTTGAACGCTTAAAAATCAGTAAACGTGCTCATGTAGTTATGCCTTATCATAAAGCCTTAGATGGAATCAAGGAAGAGGCAAGAGGAGCCAATGACATTGGTACGACAAAAAAAGGAATCGGTCCATGCTATATGGATAAAGTGGAGCGCTCAGGTATTCGTATTTGTGACTTGTACAACGACGAAGTATTCTCAGCGAAAGTACGAGAAAATGTTGAGATTAAAAATAAAATTATTAAACATGTCTATAATCAAGAAATTCAATTTGATGCAGATGAAGTCATTGCTGAATACCAAGAATATGCTAAACGTCTAGCTCCATATGTTGAAGATACAACAGTGTTGGCATATGATGCGATTAAATCAGGCAAAAGAGTGTTATTCGAAGGTGCTCAAGGGACGTTATTAGACATTGATTTGGGAACATACCCCTACGTAACTAGTTCACATCCGATCACAGGTGGTGTGTGTGTGGGTGCTGGAATCGGTCCAACAATGATTGATGAATGTATCGGTGTTATGAAAGGTTATGTAACCCGTGTAGGAAAAGGACCTTTCCCTACAGAGCTTTTTGATAAAGTTGGAGAACAAATACGCGATACAGGTCATGAGTTTGGAACGACGACTGGACGTGCAAGACGTTGTGGATGGTTTGACGCGGTTATCGGAAAGTTTGCGGTTAGAACAAGCGGATTAACAAGTATCGCACTCAATAAAATTGATGTACTTGCCAATATCGATAAAGTAAAAATTTGTGTGGCATATAAAAAAGGTGATGAGATCATTCATGAGTTCCCGGCAAGTCTGGAAGAATTGGCTTTATGTGAACCGGTATATGAAGAGCTTGAAGGATGGGGACCGATTGACCATATTAGAAACTATGAAGAATTACCTGATGCTGCAAAAGCTTTTGTAAAACGCGTAGAAGAGCTTTGTGGAGCCAAGGTATCAATGGTTGGCGTAGGTCCAAATCGTGATCAAAACATTTATGTGAATGCATAA
- a CDS encoding adaptor protein MecA: MKIEKINNNQIKCVLSKSDLTSRQIKVSELAYGTDKAQELFKDMMMQASDQFGFEANDAPLMIEAVPLSSDSIMLIITKVDNPDDIEDKFANLPVPTTRTFKKKTSTEDNFVEESALEKERIKDELIDVFYVYIFNSLDEVSHAAQKINDFDFTRSSLFKNTETNQYYLAIIADNIPRWANRVIRGTLSEYGEAAVHRHTALSYFEEHFDLLIKDNAVNIMSQL; the protein is encoded by the coding sequence ATGAAAATCGAAAAGATCAATAACAATCAAATCAAATGCGTTCTTAGTAAAAGTGATTTAACTTCCCGACAAATCAAAGTAAGCGAGCTTGCATACGGTACGGATAAGGCTCAAGAACTTTTTAAGGATATGATGATGCAGGCAAGTGATCAATTTGGTTTCGAGGCCAATGACGCTCCATTAATGATTGAAGCTGTTCCATTATCATCAGATAGCATTATGCTTATTATTACAAAAGTAGACAATCCTGATGACATTGAAGATAAATTTGCGAATCTCCCAGTCCCTACAACTCGGACATTTAAGAAAAAAACATCAACGGAAGATAATTTTGTCGAAGAATCCGCTCTCGAAAAAGAACGTATCAAAGATGAACTTATTGATGTCTTTTATGTATATATTTTCAATTCATTAGATGAAGTTTCGCATGCTGCACAAAAGATTAATGACTTTGATTTCACACGCAGTTCACTGTTTAAGAACACCGAAACCAACCAATACTATCTTGCAATTATTGCAGATAACATTCCACGTTGGGCTAACCGCGTTATACGCGGTACCTTATCTGAATACGGTGAAGCCGCTGTTCATCGACATACAGCTTTAAGTTATTTTGAAGAACATTTTGATTTGCTTATCAAAGATAATGCTGTAAATATTATGAGTCAGCTTTGA
- a CDS encoding DUF1858 domain-containing protein, whose product MAKITGDMIIADIIRVDQELIPILMSNGMHCVGCPSSQGETLEEACFVHGMELDPLLDQMNTFLQDR is encoded by the coding sequence ATGGCTAAAATTACCGGAGATATGATTATTGCAGATATTATTCGTGTCGATCAGGAGCTCATTCCAATATTGATGTCCAATGGCATGCATTGTGTCGGTTGCCCATCATCCCAAGGGGAAACACTTGAAGAAGCTTGTTTTGTCCATGGAATGGAGCTAGATCCATTATTGGATCAAATGAATACATTTTTACAAGACAGATAA
- a CDS encoding HPr family phosphocarrier protein — MISFKAKVPFEEGLHARPATQLVNLIKNVASDVQLIKDGKSVNPKSILGVLTVGAGHGDEVEVVVDGADEAKVAESLKEFFQA; from the coding sequence ATGATTAGTTTTAAAGCAAAAGTACCATTTGAAGAAGGGCTTCATGCAAGACCGGCAACACAACTTGTTAATTTAATTAAAAATGTAGCTTCAGATGTTCAATTGATTAAGGATGGTAAGTCTGTTAATCCAAAGAGTATCTTGGGGGTTTTAACTGTTGGGGCAGGACATGGCGATGAAGTTGAAGTAGTTGTAGATGGTGCGGATGAAGCAAAAGTTGCAGAGAGTTTGAAAGAGTTTTTTCAAGCTTAA
- a CDS encoding fructose-specific PTS transporter subunit EIIC has protein sequence MKILGVTACPTGIAHTYMAAEAIEEAAKEKGYEVKVETRGSVGVENELTQDEIDAADAIILACDTAVPMERFAGKKLLSVSVSDALKDTGSLIEKALKAPEYKANKNLADDVAEIKAKRSEERKGVYKHLMNGVSFMIPFVVAGGIAIALSFLFGYDAFEAEGTLAAYLMNIGGGAGAFGLMIPILAGYIAYSIADRPGLAPGMIGGAVATQLNAGFLGAILAGFLAGYVVSFIKKTIKLPKTLQGIMPVLIIPVVGSLVVGLVFFYVIGTPVAAINTAMNNFLEGMSGTNAVVLGLVIGLMMAFDMGGPVNKAAYAFGVGTLAAGTGSPIMAAVMAAGMVPPLGLALATILFKNKFSNSEKEAGKAAVVLGLAFITEGAIPFAAADPLRVIPSIMVGSAVTGALSMAFNATLSVPHGGIFVFFAVENVIMYLLAIIIGTIVSAFMVGFLKKKTA, from the coding sequence ATGAAAATTTTAGGAGTAACGGCTTGTCCCACAGGAATAGCGCACACGTATATGGCTGCGGAAGCTATTGAGGAAGCGGCTAAGGAAAAGGGCTATGAAGTAAAAGTTGAGACACGTGGTTCGGTAGGGGTTGAAAACGAATTAACACAAGATGAAATTGATGCAGCAGATGCGATTATCTTAGCTTGTGATACGGCAGTTCCCATGGAACGGTTTGCTGGGAAAAAATTGCTTTCTGTATCTGTTAGTGATGCCCTAAAAGACACGGGCTCTTTGATTGAAAAAGCTCTAAAAGCACCGGAATATAAAGCAAATAAAAATTTGGCGGATGATGTGGCTGAGATTAAGGCAAAACGCAGTGAAGAACGAAAAGGTGTATATAAACACTTGATGAATGGTGTATCCTTTATGATACCATTTGTTGTAGCAGGGGGGATCGCCATTGCGTTAAGCTTCTTGTTTGGATATGATGCATTTGAAGCTGAAGGAACTTTAGCAGCATATTTGATGAACATTGGCGGAGGCGCAGGTGCATTTGGTTTAATGATTCCTATTCTTGCAGGTTATATCGCCTATTCTATTGCGGATCGCCCCGGTCTTGCGCCTGGTATGATTGGTGGTGCGGTGGCGACACAGTTAAATGCCGGATTTTTGGGTGCTATCTTAGCCGGATTTTTAGCCGGATATGTGGTTTCATTCATTAAAAAAACCATTAAACTTCCAAAGACATTGCAAGGAATTATGCCCGTACTTATTATTCCGGTTGTCGGTTCGCTGGTTGTTGGGCTCGTCTTCTTCTATGTAATTGGAACACCTGTGGCTGCAATCAACACAGCGATGAATAATTTTCTAGAAGGAATGAGCGGGACAAATGCAGTGGTATTGGGATTAGTTATTGGTCTGATGATGGCGTTTGATATGGGAGGTCCTGTAAATAAAGCAGCATATGCCTTTGGCGTAGGAACATTGGCCGCAGGAACTGGATCGCCAATCATGGCAGCTGTTATGGCAGCGGGAATGGTTCCGCCATTAGGACTTGCACTAGCTACTATTTTATTTAAAAACAAATTTTCAAATAGTGAAAAAGAAGCGGGAAAAGCTGCTGTTGTATTAGGTCTTGCGTTTATTACAGAAGGAGCAATCCCCTTTGCGGCAGCTGACCCATTACGCGTTATTCCATCGATTATGGTAGGAAGTGCAGTGACGGGAGCGCTATCGATGGCGTTTAATGCAACATTATCTGTTCCACATGGAGGAATTTTCGTGTTTTTTGCTGTAGAAAATGTTATAATGTATTTGTTAGCCATTATAATTGGCACAATTGTGTCCGCTTTTATGGTTGGCTTTCTTAAGAAAAAAACAGCATAA
- a CDS encoding 1-phosphofructokinase family hexose kinase, whose protein sequence is MITTVTLNPAIDKIVEIEQMSLGKVHRISNMVKTLGGKSINVSRVLSGLEIANKAVCFVGEENLEQVKKYAQLDGIDIDMIRVDGSTRTNVKVVEPDNDYRTTDLNEPGCMILQEQLEAMTDKIIHEYGESEFVVLSGSLPQGVGQSYYAELVKKLKTKTHMVVDADQEILMKSIQEGPYLIKPNIHELEAAVGKTLDTLDAIKSECRELIKNYAITYILVSMGEDGSLLVSQKHCIKADIIKVKVVSTVGAGDSMLAGFIYGLKTFSDEDELIKLKKAMQCATASSSIAIETQDHVQFSKEKLLERSQKVLVTNLG, encoded by the coding sequence ATGATAACGACGGTAACATTAAATCCGGCAATTGACAAAATTGTTGAGATAGAGCAGATGTCTTTGGGTAAGGTGCATCGCATATCCAATATGGTCAAGACACTTGGAGGTAAAAGTATTAATGTCTCGCGGGTATTGTCGGGACTTGAGATAGCTAATAAAGCGGTGTGCTTTGTCGGTGAGGAGAACCTAGAACAGGTAAAAAAGTATGCCCAATTGGATGGCATAGATATCGATATGATTCGTGTTGATGGAAGCACACGAACGAATGTAAAAGTTGTTGAACCGGACAACGACTATCGGACAACCGATTTAAATGAACCGGGATGTATGATTTTACAAGAGCAATTAGAAGCGATGACGGATAAGATCATTCATGAATATGGAGAAAGTGAATTTGTGGTTTTAAGTGGAAGTTTGCCTCAGGGAGTAGGGCAATCGTATTATGCAGAGCTTGTTAAGAAGTTAAAGACCAAGACGCATATGGTTGTTGATGCAGATCAAGAGATTTTGATGAAAAGTATTCAAGAAGGTCCCTATTTGATTAAACCCAACATTCATGAACTGGAAGCGGCTGTAGGTAAAACGCTGGATACACTCGATGCGATTAAAAGCGAATGTCGTGAATTAATTAAAAACTACGCAATAACATATATTTTGGTATCCATGGGAGAAGATGGAAGCCTTTTAGTAAGTCAAAAACATTGTATCAAAGCGGATATTATAAAGGTGAAAGTGGTTAGTACAGTAGGTGCAGGCGACTCCATGCTTGCTGGTTTTATCTATGGATTAAAAACATTTTCAGATGAAGATGAATTAATAAAATTGAAAAAAGCAATGCAATGTGCAACGGCAAGTAGTTCAATTGCCATTGAGACACAAGACCATGTGCAATTTTCAAAAGAAAAATTATTAGAAAGGAGTCAAAAGGTTTTAGTAACAAACTTGGGGTGA
- a CDS encoding DeoR/GlpR family DNA-binding transcription regulator: protein MLPEERRTKILSILHQNKSATVTHLCQELKASEATIRRDLGILDDENKLERVRGGAIMRSNTPVEKEETFGEKEGAYTREKQWIAQEAFKHLRDRDTIFLDAGTTTLELAKLIGRSRIHVFVATNAPHFSMYLSNNPNVEQFVVGGKIRNTTLSVVGAVAVDMVRRLHMNKVFIGVNAISPEYGLTTPDFEEAEIKRHILNQGRERFILADSTKFSKVALSEIAPLSYVDMIITSSIDDEAVRSACEKEGITLVEVRKEVEG, encoded by the coding sequence ATGCTGCCAGAAGAGAGAAGAACCAAGATTTTAAGTATTTTACATCAAAATAAAAGTGCGACAGTGACGCACTTATGTCAAGAGTTAAAAGCATCAGAAGCGACAATACGACGAGATCTGGGTATCTTGGATGACGAGAACAAACTCGAACGCGTTCGTGGTGGAGCTATTATGCGGTCCAATACACCGGTTGAAAAAGAAGAGACGTTTGGAGAAAAAGAAGGCGCCTATACACGAGAAAAACAGTGGATAGCACAGGAAGCGTTTAAACATTTACGTGATAGAGACACGATTTTTCTTGATGCAGGGACAACAACGCTTGAACTTGCAAAACTTATCGGACGAAGTCGGATTCATGTTTTTGTTGCGACCAATGCACCCCATTTTTCAATGTACTTGTCTAATAATCCCAATGTTGAACAGTTTGTAGTGGGAGGAAAGATTCGAAATACAACACTAAGTGTTGTTGGGGCTGTCGCCGTTGATATGGTTCGCAGACTGCACATGAACAAGGTATTTATTGGAGTTAATGCCATCTCACCTGAATATGGATTAACCACGCCGGACTTTGAAGAGGCAGAGATCAAGCGTCATATACTTAATCAAGGTCGGGAACGGTTTATTTTGGCAGATAGTACTAAGTTTAGCAAAGTTGCATTATCTGAGATTGCGCCACTTAGTTACGTTGATATGATTATTACTTCATCCATCGATGATGAAGCTGTACGAAGTGCATGTGAAAAAGAAGGGATAACGCTTGTCGAAGTGCGTAAAGAAGTGGAGGGATAA